A genomic stretch from Benincasa hispida cultivar B227 unplaced genomic scaffold, ASM972705v1 Contig62, whole genome shotgun sequence includes:
- the LOC120069834 gene encoding protein RALF-like 11 — MKSWLICVVFISMLVVGPGVAAEKKYLQFLDPCNQPNPPPTCSEVKEQVEANPYNRGCSAIHRCRGG; from the coding sequence ATGAAGTCGTGGTTGATATGTGTAGTCTTTATTAGCATGTTGGTGGTCGGCCCAGGAGTGGCAgcagaaaaaaaatatcttcaatTTCTTGATCCTTGCAATCAACCTAATCCACCTCCAACATGTTCAGAAGTGAAAGAGCAGGTTGAGGCTAACCCCTATAATAGAGGTTGCTCTGCAATTCATCGATGTCGTGGAGGATGA